In a single window of the Carassius auratus strain Wakin unplaced genomic scaffold, ASM336829v1 scaf_tig00217432, whole genome shotgun sequence genome:
- the LOC113100981 gene encoding uncharacterized protein LOC113100981, which yields MFPFGLFAVSAFVWHGVSGADRVSVSAMDGDSVTLHTGVQTDQQEDIHWYFKTNRIAQINGDFKICKDDQCVGTERFRDRLKLDNQTGSLTITNITNTDSGLYKLVVISNSSDSETIFNIVIGVSAAELCEVKEGESVTLDPGVINHPNDSMTWYFNDTCITEITGDQSKICTDDQWDERFRGRMEVNQTGFLTITNTRITDSGLYKLQINSRRFSITRSFRVTVSASNMIG from the exons ATGTTCCCCTTTGGTCTGTTTGCAGTTTCAGCATTTGTATGGCACG gTGTGTCTGGTGCAGACAGAGTTTCAGTGTCAGCAATGGatggagattcagtcactctacacactggtgtTCAAACAGACCAACAAGAAGATATTCATTGGTATTTTAAAACCAATCGCATCGCTCAAATCAATGGAGATTTCAAAATCTGTAAAGATGATCAGTGTGTAGgcactgagagattcagagacagactgaagctggacaatcagactggatctctgaccatcacaaacatcacaaacacagactctggactttataaactagtGGTAATCAGCAACAGCAGCGACAGTGAAACAATCTTCAATATTGTCATTG gtgtttctgctgctgaactgtgtgaagtgaaggagggagaatctgtcactttagatcctgGTGTAATAAATCACCCAAACGATTCGATGACgtggtattttaatgacacttGCATCactgaaatcactggagatcagagtaagatctgtacagatgatCAGTGGGATGAGAGATTCAGAGGTAGAATGGAGGTGAATCAAACTGGATTcctcaccatcacaaacaccagaatcacagactctggactttataaactacagatcaacagCCGCAGATTCAGCATCACGAGGAGCTTCAGAGTTACTGTCTCTG CAAGCAATATGATTGGATGA